A region of Brassica napus cultivar Da-Ae unplaced genomic scaffold, Da-Ae ScsIHWf_732;HRSCAF=1062, whole genome shotgun sequence DNA encodes the following proteins:
- the LOC106405959 gene encoding homeobox-leucine zipper protein ATHB-53, translating to MDQTVLSSQVYPYTIQTQSECIIVNQIDGSSSGDGSKPVKRRRKRRSKGSSSATNEDDVRAMERMFRKRKLTDEQVIMLEYSFENEHKLESGRKEKIAGELGLDPRQVAVWFQNRRARWKNKKLEEEYAKLKSQHDSDVLGQCQLESQVIKLTEQLSEAQNEIRKLSELVVVQETSTNSSSSSFSIEANDAPTDFEFSPMDTINDNIPLYMLDNNYYLQNMEYWDGLYVQF from the exons ATGGATCAAACGGTACTAAGCTCTCAAGTGTACCCATACACGATCCAAACCCAAAGCGAGTGCATCATCGTGAACCAGATCGATGGATCATCATCAGGCGACGGATCAAAGCCAGTGAAACGGCGGAGGAAGAGGAGAAGCAAAGGGTCGTCATCAGCCACCAACGAAGATGACGTAAGGGCGATGGAAAGGATGTTTAGGAAGAGGAAGTTGACCGATGAGCAAGTGATTATGCTAGAATATAGCTTCGAGAACGAGCATAAGCTTGAGTCAGGGAGGAAAGAGAAGATTGCGGGAGAGTTAGGCCTTGACCCGAGACAGGTGGCTGTATGGTTCCAGAACCGCCGTGCAAGGTGGAAGAACAAGAAACTCGAGGAAGAGTACGCTAAACTCAAGAGCCAACACGACTCAGACGTCCTCGGCCAATGTCAGCTCGAGTCTCAG GTGATAAAACTGACAGAACAACTGAGTGAAGCTCAGAATGAGATACGAAAACTTTCAGAACTTGTTGTTGTCCAAGAAACATCAACAAACAGTTCAAGTTCATCGTTTTCTATTGAAGCCAATGATGCACCAACTGATTTCGAATTTTCACCGATGGATACTATCAATGACAACATTCCATTATACATGTTGGATAATAACTATTATTTACAAAACATGGAGTATTGGGATGGTTTGTATGTGCAATTTTAA
- the LOC125574949 gene encoding zinc finger protein ENHYDROUS-like has product MPPVDLDNSSGDARSVSRNLPGMPDPEAEVIALSPKTLMAKNRFVCEICNKGFQRDQNLRLHRRGPKQTTLDFLGLGRAVGNGSSNPGGGLSALFGTAGEFSGKDIGRTSS; this is encoded by the exons ATGCCGCCGGTTGATTTAGATAATTCATCCGGGGATGCAAGAAGCGTCTCACGGAACCTCCCCGGAATGCCTG ATCCAGAAGCGGAGGTGATAGCCTTGTCACCCAAAACTCTGATGGCAAAGAACCGATTCGTGTGCGAAATCTGCAACAAAGGCTTTCAACGAGACCAGAACCTCCGGCTCCACCGTCGTGGTCCGAAACAGACAACGCTTGACTTTTTAGGTTTGGGAAGAGCTGTTGGTAATGGAAGTAGTAACCCCGGTGGAGGGTTGTCGGCTCTGTTTGGGACGGCGGGGGAGTTTTCAGGCAAAGACATTGGTAGAACAAGTTCCTAA